A single window of Archangium gephyra DNA harbors:
- a CDS encoding Nudix dNTPase gives MSDGRAWQGNIKARLYERVRERGYDSLTAFAEARPAVPLYLLAEELGKDDVAAVQVLSGLLAEAEQRKQVTRFVRDVLVRELSENFPNGWPAILDDATRGEVALALGTWTAYTPETHKERVKQARAVLRATPPPPGWHPRSPDDELLLTLLPDEEV, from the coding sequence ATGAGCGACGGACGTGCGTGGCAAGGCAACATCAAAGCACGCCTGTACGAACGGGTCCGCGAGCGCGGCTACGATTCGCTCACCGCCTTCGCGGAGGCGCGCCCCGCCGTCCCGTTGTACCTGCTAGCCGAAGAGCTTGGAAAGGACGACGTTGCAGCAGTGCAGGTGTTGAGCGGATTGCTCGCTGAGGCAGAGCAGCGCAAGCAAGTCACCCGCTTTGTGCGCGACGTGCTCGTACGCGAATTGTCCGAGAATTTTCCGAATGGCTGGCCGGCCATTTTGGACGACGCAACCCGTGGAGAAGTTGCCCTGGCGCTCGGCACGTGGACCGCCTACACCCCAGAGACCCATAAAGAACGTGTCAAGCAGGCCCGGGCTGTTCTCCGCGCCACGCCACCACCGCCCGGCTGGCACCCGCGCAGCCCCGACGACGAACTGCTCCTCACGCTCCTGCCCGACGAGGAAGTCTGA